In Desulfopila inferna, the DNA window GGCGCCATAGGCGTAGCCGAGCCCGCCTCGCTTTTGAGCGCAGATACCAACACTCTACTCAGCAGGAAACGAAAATGGCGGAACATCACAATGGCAGTGGCCAGGGCAGACTTTATGTTGTCGGCACAGGTCCTGGATCACTTGAACACCTGACTCCCGCAGCCTCCGCTGCTCTTCATGAATCGGATATCATCGTCGGCTACCGCACCTATCTGGATTTGATTAAGGAATATCTCGTGGGTAAGGAAGTTGTGGCCTCGGAGATGATGAAGGAAGTGGACCGCTGCAGAAAATCACTGGAGCTAGCCTCAGCGGGTAATACAGTGGCTCTGGTCTCCGGAGGTGACCCGGGAATCTATGCCATGGCAGGACTGGTCTTCGAAATGGCAAAAGATGCCGGCAGCAGTTGTATAATCGAGGTGATCCCCGGAATCGCCGCGGTAAACGGCTGTGCGGCCAGGCTCGGTGCTCCGCTGATGCATGACTTTGCCGCCATCAGTCTTTCCGACCTGCTCACGCCCTGGCCGGTTATTGAAAAACGGCTGATAGCAGCGGCGGCGGCTGATTTTGTCGTGGCAATATACAACCCCAAATCAAAGAAAAGAACGGAACAGATCGTCAGGGCCGCTCGGATTTTCCTGGACCACCGCGATCCTGCAACTCCCGTGGGTATTGTCACTGCAGCCACCAGAGAAAATGAAGAAATCACCATCACCACTCTTGAGAAGCTGCAGGATGCAGATATCGGCATGCAGTCCACTGTCATTATCGGCAACTCACAGACCTATATCTGGGAGGGAAAGATGGTTACGCCCCGAGGTTATGCCGACAAATATGAGTTGAAATAGATCGTAACTATTCAGCAGCACACCCGGAGTCGGAGTTTATGCCCGTCAGGGTGCTTACCTCTAAACAGTTACAGACAGGTGGTTGGCCAAATAATACTGGTCAACCTTCTTCTAAGTAACAAATATTGTTACTTTTAAAATAGCGGCCGGGGCCTCCCGGTTAGTGCGCTGAATAATTACATAGATTCCTTTATTCCCGCCTGATCTTGAGAATCCTCTGATGCTCGGAGGGCTGGGCGGCTTTTTTTTCAAATCAAATTTGTAAATCGCTGTCTCTTCGCATACAATTTTTTGTACAAGAATTGTGATCTGGTAATTTTCCCGAAAAATTGCCCATCCCCGGCAATTATCCTGCGGTCACGACCGACCGATCAGCGATCGGCCATGCTGTGCTTGAAGTTTCGTTCTGCCCCGCGCTCTCAGAAATTTTTAATCTGACAATCCTGAAGCGTCACATGATTCCTACAGGATTGTTAAAAATGAACGGAGACGAACTATGAAATTCATATTTTCCCTTATCTTCACCGTAATTCTTTTAGCGGCGGCGGCGCTTGTGTTCGCCTGGACAGGCGTTTACAATATCGCCGCCACAAAACCCCACACCGGAGTAATATCATATTATATCGAAATGCTGCGTGACCGCTCCATTGCCAAACGCAGTGAAGATGTCCGGGTACCGGACCTCGGCGACGCCAGGATCAGGTCAGCCGCCTTTTCGCATTACCACGGAATGTGCCGGCTCTGCCACGGAGCCCCGGGCTACCAGGCTGAGGAATTTGCCGAGGACCTCTACCCGGCGCCCCCCGACATGATTTCCGGGCACATTCAAGAGGAGCGCAGCCCTTCCGAGATTTACTGGATCGTCAATCATGGCATCAAGATGACCGGAATGCCGGCATTCGGCCGGACACATAGCGATTCCGAGTTGTATGGAGTCGCGGCTCTGGCCCTGGAAATACCCCAGATCTCTTCTGAAGAATATAGGCAACAGGTTGAGAAAATAGAGGGGAAAAACGGGGGAGGATACGGTGGCGAAAATCATTCCACTCAGGAAGCGGCAGAGCATAATCACTGACAAGATGCCCCGGCATTTGCCTCGCAGCCTCAAGGAAGGAGCATCCGGAAGAAACTTCCGAAAACGACAAAACCTCGTGGGGATGCCCCACGAGGTTTTGTATCTATGTTTGGCTCCCCGGGACGGATTCGAACCGCCGACAAGGTGGTTAACAGCCACCTGCTCTACCGACTGAGCTACCGAGGATTATGTTTACTCAAAATGTGCCTGCTGTTTCTTCCGGTTGAGTACCGATGTGCTGTAGAAATTAGTACACCGGAGCAGCGTAGCAAGCGGGGAATATAGCCAACCCTCCCGATACTGTCAACAGTTTTTTGACTCTTTTCTTTCCTGATTGTTTCACCTGTCATCACGGTTGTCAAAGGATAATTGGAAGGCCGGCATAATTACTGATAAGGGACTAAGGATATAACGAATAAAGGCGCCGGGAAAAATCCCGGCGCCTTTGAGTATCTGTCTAAAATTTCTTATACCCCTCAAGAGGGTACTGAAAGAGTCCAAATCGGCTGGATCGTTTTCAGATGCGGATTGGTAATTCTCTGCAGGTCAATTCCCAAAGATATTTTTCATTGCTTCCATAGCCTGCTCCATTTCCTGTTGCTCTTCAGGAGTCAACTGCGGCTGCTGAGGGTTAGACGGCATCGGCTGGCCCTGCATTTTCTCGGCCGCTTCCGGATCCTTCAGAATGGCAATGGTCTCCCTGGCCATAGTCCTGGACATGGCATCGGCTTCGGGGTCAAGAGCTGCAGTGATGCCTTCAGGATGTTCGAAATATTTCCCGGGTGCCGAACCTTCATCCACTTTTGTGGCTTCCGCCAGCATTTTCATGCCCATCATATTCGATTCCGTCTTCAGGGGCAGCCCGGTTTCATGGATGGAATATACCGTTGCTCCCATAACGTTGACCCTGTCACAGGGATAGCCAAGGATTGTTTCAGCATTTTTCTCAACATCTACGGAAATCCCACCGAGCATTGGTCCGGCACTCATCTTCTCGCTGTTTTTGAGAACCTGCTCCTTTTCTTTCTTGCTGAGCTTGTTGTATTCCTCAATCATATACTTCTGTGGATTCGCCGCCTTTACTCCGGTGCCCTCCACAAGGTCATAGGTATAAATCCACTCCGGATCGACAAATTCAGCGGTTTTTGTCTCTTGTTTCATGCCCATCATACTCATCACTGAGCTATGATATTTTGCAGTTTCCTTACCTGAGTTTTTAATGTAGAGACTCTCTGTTCCTTCCTGCATCCCACTGAGAGAATATTCAATGGTTGCCTCTTTGAAAGGCAGCTTTACATCCCACGGATTCTTTTCCCCGGCGGAAACAAGTGCCGGAAGTATCAATAAAACAAGCAGCATCACTCCTTTTTTTACCATTTCTTCCCCCATGGTTTACTTCATGTTTAAAATAATCGTGATAAATGTCTCATGTCAGAATACACGGCTACTAACACACTGCTTAGGTGGATCCTCACTTTGTACAACCTTTCCCAGCGAATTTCAACATCGAAGCCACCGGATGGTAAAAATTAGCCGCTTATCTCACTAGAATTTCATTAACTTTTTGAGCGGCAGCAATGATCTGCCCATCATCATTATAGAAATGAGGGGCAAAGCGCAGATAGCCGACAGGTGCAGAGATTATAACTCCGGCCTGTGCCAGTGCCTTCACCGTTTCCGCAGGGTTAGCGGCCGATTCCGCAGCAAGAATTCCCGAGCGGTTTTCTTTATTAAACCGGAGAAACCGCAGGCTGCCCTGATCCAGATGATCCAGAAGCACATCCTGCAGACGAAAGACCTCTTCACGTATCTCCTTTATGTCATATTTGAGAAAGATCTCCCTGAAAAGAACATTCATTGCCACTATATGATCCCAGGGAAGCGTTGAATATTCAAACATCCTGCCATCTCCGTGGGGAGCCCAGCTATGATCAAGATAATCAAGGCCCTGGCGCATCAGTCCCGGGCCTGCCATGGTTTCCTCAAGTTTCCCTCTCAATTCCGGCGAGGTATAGAGCAGTGCCGATCCCTTCGGCCCCATCAGCCATTTCCAGCCGGAGGCGATTACAGCCGATGCCTGGAACTCTTCGGGAAAGACCGGTAAGACCCCTAAACTCTGAGCACAATCGACAATCAGGTCTATATTTTTCTCCCTGCACAAGGCGCCGAGGGAGCTAAGATCGGCGGCAAAGCCGCTGGTAAACTGGACGTGACTCAGGGCTACAATCCGAGTCCTCGGGGTAATCCGCTCTTCCAGCTCTTCCATTGACCATCCCCTCGGCCTCTCGATATCGTCATAGCCTCGGGCGGGATCGGTATCACCGAGGAGTATCAGCTTTACTCCGCGTTTTTTCTGCAAGGCCCAGGGGTAGTGATTGCTGGGATACTCATGAACATAGCTGATTACCTCGTCCCCCGGCGAAAACGGATAGCCGTTTGCAATCATGCATAATCCTTCTGCAGTGTTGTGGACATAGGAAATATTATCCGCGGAAGTGCGCAGGAATTTACCAACATTTCCATGGAACTCGGGGATGACCCCGAAGTATTGAGGCAAAGCCTTGATGCCGCCGTTCGCCATAGTATCCACAAATTCCTTCATGGCTGCGGCTGCTCCCGCATAGATCGGGGAAATGGCGCAATGGGCCAGAAAGATATCATTTCTCTTCGCCGGAAATTTTTCCTCTGATTTATCAAACATTTTTATATCGCTGCTCCCTTATATCGCTGCTCCCGTATGGTCTGTAACGTCTAACCCAGCTGAGCTGGACTCCCCCTGAGATTGGCTTTAACCGACAAGATTACGGATAAAATCGCCAATAATTGCATGTACTCTCCCGGAATCCTCGCCACGGATGATGATGTGATTCTTGTAATTCAGTAGAATATATTCCTTCTCTTCGGTGCCGAGCTCATCATATATCTGTCGTGACCCCTCTCTGCCCACAATCGGATTCCTGTCTGCCTGAAGAATCAGACTCGGATGATGTACCTTTGCCGGCACCGTTTTCAGCTTTTCGAGAAAAGCTCCGACATTTTTAACTCCTAATATCGGATTCTTATCATAGTTGACATGTATATTTTCGGAATTGAACTGGAAATAATCGATATCCAGATCATCCTTTTTTATTTTTGCCAGTATCCGCGTCCAGACATCATTGCCCGGCATGAAGCTGGACGAATAGTCTTTGAGGTGCAGCGGCGGACAGACGGCAACAACCCCCGCCAGCTTCTTCAGCCTCGAGGCAAGCTCCAGAACAAGGCAGCCACCCACCGAAACGCCGCCCAGAACCACATGCTCACAGATGCTGCTGATAACAGCATAGCCTTTTTCCACGGAAAGCTGCCAGTCGGAATAGGTTTTCTGCGCCAGATCCTCGGGTGTTGTCCCGTGTCCGGCAAGTCGGGGTGCATACACCCATAATCCCTGTCGGTTTAGATAGCGGGCGAGTTCCATCACTTCCTCCGGTACCGACAGATAGCTGTGAACCAGTACCACTCCTATTTTACCGGTGGAACCGCGCAGCAAAAAAGGGCTTCCGGATTTCGAGGTTGGAACGCCGCATCGCTTGCAATCCTGCAGATAGCTTTGGTCTTCCTCCTGCACCAGCATGTCGAGCACTTTCCTTCTGACCAGAAATCCTGGCTGCCAGGCCACCAATCGCACCAGGCGCTGCAATTCCCTTAAGGGCTCGACCTCATTAGCCATGACCTCAATGGGATTGTCAATTCTGCCCCGGTGAAACAGCAGGAGCTCCGGCAGCTTTCTCTTCAACTTGACAAGATAGCCGTTCTTTTTTTCGACAACGTTTTTTTCCAGGGCCAGTTCAATAAAATTCTCTACCTTTTTAAACCTGTCATCGGTGAGAAGATGCACCTGTTCCTCCTGCAGCGACCTGTGGAGATTGTACCCTATAGCGTTTTTATCGCTTATTTTCCTGACTGCCAGGTAAACCCTTCTGCGCAGATCCATTTCCTTCATCGTGGAAAAGGGATAGCGCTGCAGGAATGAGGCGAACAGATGCTCATGGTTGACGGAGGTCATGTTATAAATGGCCTTCATATACCTCTGCATCATGTCCTCCGACAGGCTGCGCATATAGCGGGACAGTCTTTCCGAAAAATGAGGATATTCGCCGAAGGGGTGCTGTAATTCCCTGCCTACAATCCGTGAAGAGAGAAAATCCTCCAGCCCAATCGGCTTGCCGAAGTGAATATCGAGATCCACTCCCGAGAGCAGCATGGTGCCTTCGGTCATGAGTTCTTCGAGCATTCTCTCCGGCACTTCCTTCATCATCCTGGCGGCAAACTGAGAAGCGATGTTTTCTTTTGCTCTGATTGGATAATAGGTAAGATTAACCGGAACAATTGTTGTGGCTTTGCCCCGGATATCATCAAGCGATGCGATTGAGAAAGCATCGAGGAAGGTCTGAACATTGGCCGGCTCCTCCTTTTCCCTGGCAAGAAGATGATGGCGCAGAAATTCCGCACGCAGCGCCAGAGACGCTGCACCCGTATGCGGTTTATGGCTGCCTCCGTCATGGCGGATCAGGAATTTTCCTCCACCAATAATCTTCTTGGTCTTCACCATCCTGCCTTCCGGAAAGATAATCCAGTTTTCGGAGCCCGTGAGCAGACCCTTTAAGATGATCTTGTCGCGATTCGGATCCCTGGTGGAAATCACGCCGATCATATCCAGCAGCTTCTTCAAACTTCCCCTGAACAAAGATTCATCGGCCAGCGAAAAAACCGGGGTGGTGGTAAGATTATAAATATAGTAGGGAATCAGCAGCGTTTCGATTCTGGTAAAGTGGTTGATCACAAAAATGGTGGGTCCGCCGGGAATATTTTCCTCACCGTGAATGACAACATCAGCCTTGGACAGGCTGGTAAGGGTTTTAATGGCAAGGCCGGTGGTAAAATATGCGGATGGATTCATTCAACATCTCAATATAGAGGAAGGTGGGCGCAGATAGTACTATATTTGAGCAGGGAAAACAGGTCAAGACTATTTCAACCGGGTCATTTCCGGTCTCTGCCCTTACTTATGTATGCAATCATTGAAAACAATTGAGTTTTGCTAAGATTGATCTATAATAAAGATATTCCTGGCAATGACGAACCTTTATAGCCAAACCACGTATACCCCTCAAAGGGTACTCCAGCTCAGCTGGGTTAGCGGTGGGTGGTGCAATGATTGCCGCTCCGCCACAATCAAACAGTATCAAATTGGAGAAACCGAATGGCCCTCAGTCTGACCTTCACCCCCCCCGACTTTGACACGGCGGAGCTAAAAAACGGCCCATTTGCCGCCCTGGAAGCAGTACCGGCCGACGGCATCGCTCCCAGAAATTACCATGCTACTTCCAATTATCCGGAATACGCCAAACTGCCGGGATATGGCTGGGTTCTGGCACCGGAGAGCAGAATGGATGCCGTTCTGGTTGCAGACCAGGGCAAGCTCCAGGTGATTGAGGCCAGGAACCTGAAGAAAGGCGATATGGTTGTGGTCGGCAGAACGGAAAACGGAGAAGAGGGGATATTCGTGCATTCCCATTGCTTTGAGAGAATTGCGGCGAGCACGGACAAATTCACCTTTCGCTCCCGCGGCACCAGGGAAACTCCCTTTTCCCGCTCCTATGACGAACTCTACAAGATTCTCAAACATGACCGCGATCATGGTCATATCGTCTGGGTTTTAGGCCCGGCCGTCGCCTTTGACAAAGACAGCCGGGAGGCTATGCAGGGACTGATCGCCAGCGGATTCTGCCATGCGCTGATGGCAGGCAATGCCTTGGCCACCCATGATATCGAAGCCGCCCATTTCGGCACCGGACTGGGCCAGAATATCTACAGTCAGGAACTCCAGTCCATGGGACACTACAACCACCTGGACATTCTCAATGAGGTGAGAAGGGCCGGCTCGATACGGGAGAGCATTAAAGTCCTGGGCATCAAGGATGGCATCATCAAGGCCTGTGAAGACCACGATGTACCTTACATCCTTGCCGGATCAATCCGCGACGACGGACCTCTTCCCGAAACCATCGGCAATGTCTATGAGTCACAGGACAGAATGCGGCAACATGCCAGAAAGGCGACCACGGTGATCACCATGGCCACGCAATTGCACTCCATCGCCTTCGGCAACATGACGCCGAGCTACCGGGTCATGCCCGACGGTGAAATCCGTCCGGTCTATTTTTATGTGGTGGACATGTCCGAATTCTCCGCCGACAAGCTGGCCAACCGCGGCTCCGCCCAGGCCCAGGCCATTTTGACAAACGTTCAGGACTTCATTGTCAATCTCTGGAATTATATGCGGAAAAAAGACTGATAATGAAACAGACGGTCAGCATAATCGGCATCCCCATGGATTTGGGACAGCAGCAAAGAGGAGTCGACATGGGGCCGGTGGCCATACGATACGCCGGTCTGGCCCCGAAGCTGCGCAACCTGGGTTATCATACCATCGATCACGGCAATGTCGACGTTCCCGGTCATTATACCCTCTCCAGCACACGCTACGAGGAGAGGCTCATCCCCATTTGCCGAGCCTGTGAACAGGCCTATAAACTTGGTGCCGACGCCATTGCCAACGGAGAAATCCCGATCTTTTTAGGCGGCGATCATTCCGCCTCCATCGGAACCATCGGCGGTGTCACCGATCAGGGTCCCTGCGGCCTTATCTGGGTAGATGCCCATGGTGATTTCAATACCCTGGAAACATCCGCCAGTGAAAACATCCACGGCATGTCCCTGGCCATTCTTCTGGGCCGGGGATCAAAGGAACTTGTCGATGTAGGCAGACCGGGTGCGAAACTCGCCCCGGAAAACGTGGTCATGATCGGGGTTCGAGATCTTGATCACGAAGAGAAAAAACTGTTGGCACAGTCCGGCTGCACCGTCTATACTATGCGTGATGTCGACGAGTTGGGCATGCATGCGGTCCTGCGCAAAGCGCTAGCCGGACTCGCCGGACTCCCGGGGATCCATCTCAGCCTGGACATGGACGCCATTGATCCTCTGGAAGCCCCCGGGGTTGGCACCCCTTCCCATGGAGGCCTGACCTACCGCGAGGCCCAGCTCATCATGGAAACCCTCTGTGATTCAGGTAAACTGCATTCCGTGGATGTCATGGAAGTAAATCCCATCCTCGATGTCAAGAACAGGACGGCACAGGTCGCCGTCTCTCTGCTGACATCCCTGTTCGGCAAGTCCATCATCTGATGGACTGATAAAAGGCCCGATCTCCCACTTTGCAGGTTTTCCGAGAGTCGAGAGGATCAGCTCTCCTCAGGAATATTCGGCCACTTAGTTGTAATTCCACGATAATTCTTAAGGGTATATTCTTTTTCATCCTTGCCCTCGATGTAGTAATCGGGCATCAGTGGAATTTTGCCGATGTTAGTGGCAATGACATACATAGGCTGCGCCATGCCGGTAGTATGGCCGCGGATGGCATCACGAATAAGCTCCGCTCCCTTTTCCACAGGAGTCCTGAAGTGATCGATTCCAGGAGCTGGTTCGCAGTAGAAGAGATAATAGGGACGGATCCGAACCGACAACAGTTTCTGATGCAGTTCCCTGAATGTCTCGACATCGTCATTTATCCCTTTGAGCAGGACCGCCTGATTGCCGACGCTGATGCCGCATGTCTGCAGCTTGTAGACAGCCTCTGCGGTCATCTCCGTTATCTCTTTGGGATGATTGCATTGGGTATTCAGCCAGATCGGCACCTTATGATAACCGGAAAGCACTTTCATCAATCCGTCGGTGATACGATGCGGCAGAACAATCGGGACCCTCGAACCAAAACGAATCATCTCGAGGTGCGGAATTTCACGAAGTTTACGAACCAGATATTCAATCCGGTCATCCGATAGAATCAGAGGATCGCCTCCGGTGATCAGGACATCGCGAACTTCGGTGTGTTCCGAGATCCATGCAAGTCCTTCATCGACATCCATACGCAGCTTGAGATCACGATCAACTACCAGCTCTTTGCGAAAACAGTGGCGGCAGTAATTGACACAGACATCGGTGACCGTGAAAGCGACGCGGTCCTGATACTGCCGGGCGATACTGTCAGGGCGCACTTCTTCGGTTTCCCTATTTTCCTTCCAGAGCAGATAGTCCTCGATGCCGTACTCGTTGACAGTT includes these proteins:
- the cobJ gene encoding precorrin-3B C(17)-methyltransferase; this encodes MAEHHNGSGQGRLYVVGTGPGSLEHLTPAASAALHESDIIVGYRTYLDLIKEYLVGKEVVASEMMKEVDRCRKSLELASAGNTVALVSGGDPGIYAMAGLVFEMAKDAGSSCIIEVIPGIAAVNGCAARLGAPLMHDFAAISLSDLLTPWPVIEKRLIAAAAADFVVAIYNPKSKKRTEQIVRAARIFLDHRDPATPVGIVTAATRENEEITITTLEKLQDADIGMQSTVIIGNSQTYIWEGKMVTPRGYADKYELK
- a CDS encoding ornithine cyclodeaminase family domain; its protein translation is MALSLTFTPPDFDTAELKNGPFAALEAVPADGIAPRNYHATSNYPEYAKLPGYGWVLAPESRMDAVLVADQGKLQVIEARNLKKGDMVVVGRTENGEEGIFVHSHCFERIAASTDKFTFRSRGTRETPFSRSYDELYKILKHDRDHGHIVWVLGPAVAFDKDSREAMQGLIASGFCHALMAGNALATHDIEAAHFGTGLGQNIYSQELQSMGHYNHLDILNEVRRAGSIRESIKVLGIKDGIIKACEDHDVPYILAGSIRDDGPLPETIGNVYESQDRMRQHARKATTVITMATQLHSIAFGNMTPSYRVMPDGEIRPVYFYVVDMSEFSADKLANRGSAQAQAILTNVQDFIVNLWNYMRKKD
- the rocF gene encoding arginase — translated: MKQTVSIIGIPMDLGQQQRGVDMGPVAIRYAGLAPKLRNLGYHTIDHGNVDVPGHYTLSSTRYEERLIPICRACEQAYKLGADAIANGEIPIFLGGDHSASIGTIGGVTDQGPCGLIWVDAHGDFNTLETSASENIHGMSLAILLGRGSKELVDVGRPGAKLAPENVVMIGVRDLDHEEKKLLAQSGCTVYTMRDVDELGMHAVLRKALAGLAGLPGIHLSLDMDAIDPLEAPGVGTPSHGGLTYREAQLIMETLCDSGKLHSVDVMEVNPILDVKNRTAQVAVSLLTSLFGKSII
- a CDS encoding aminotransferase class V-fold PLP-dependent enzyme, encoding MFDKSEEKFPAKRNDIFLAHCAISPIYAGAAAAMKEFVDTMANGGIKALPQYFGVIPEFHGNVGKFLRTSADNISYVHNTAEGLCMIANGYPFSPGDEVISYVHEYPSNHYPWALQKKRGVKLILLGDTDPARGYDDIERPRGWSMEELEERITPRTRIVALSHVQFTSGFAADLSSLGALCREKNIDLIVDCAQSLGVLPVFPEEFQASAVIASGWKWLMGPKGSALLYTSPELRGKLEETMAGPGLMRQGLDYLDHSWAPHGDGRMFEYSTLPWDHIVAMNVLFREIFLKYDIKEIREEVFRLQDVLLDHLDQGSLRFLRFNKENRSGILAAESAANPAETVKALAQAGVIISAPVGYLRFAPHFYNDDGQIIAAAQKVNEILVR
- a CDS encoding KamA family radical SAM protein, whose product is MEKWQEQLQQSVNTLDRLKEFINVTAEEEQAITTLDTKWGTSPYFASLMDKDDPQCPIRRQVLPSLQETVNEYGIEDYLLWKENRETEEVRPDSIARQYQDRVAFTVTDVCVNYCRHCFRKELVVDRDLKLRMDVDEGLAWISEHTEVRDVLITGGDPLILSDDRIEYLVRKLREIPHLEMIRFGSRVPIVLPHRITDGLMKVLSGYHKVPIWLNTQCNHPKEITEMTAEAVYKLQTCGISVGNQAVLLKGINDDVETFRELHQKLLSVRIRPYYLFYCEPAPGIDHFRTPVEKGAELIRDAIRGHTTGMAQPMYVIATNIGKIPLMPDYYIEGKDEKEYTLKNYRGITTKWPNIPEES
- a CDS encoding alpha/beta fold hydrolase, translated to MNPSAYFTTGLAIKTLTSLSKADVVIHGEENIPGGPTIFVINHFTRIETLLIPYYIYNLTTTPVFSLADESLFRGSLKKLLDMIGVISTRDPNRDKIILKGLLTGSENWIIFPEGRMVKTKKIIGGGKFLIRHDGGSHKPHTGAASLALRAEFLRHHLLAREKEEPANVQTFLDAFSIASLDDIRGKATTIVPVNLTYYPIRAKENIASQFAARMMKEVPERMLEELMTEGTMLLSGVDLDIHFGKPIGLEDFLSSRIVGRELQHPFGEYPHFSERLSRYMRSLSEDMMQRYMKAIYNMTSVNHEHLFASFLQRYPFSTMKEMDLRRRVYLAVRKISDKNAIGYNLHRSLQEEQVHLLTDDRFKKVENFIELALEKNVVEKKNGYLVKLKRKLPELLLFHRGRIDNPIEVMANEVEPLRELQRLVRLVAWQPGFLVRRKVLDMLVQEEDQSYLQDCKRCGVPTSKSGSPFLLRGSTGKIGVVLVHSYLSVPEEVMELARYLNRQGLWVYAPRLAGHGTTPEDLAQKTYSDWQLSVEKGYAVISSICEHVVLGGVSVGGCLVLELASRLKKLAGVVAVCPPLHLKDYSSSFMPGNDVWTRILAKIKKDDLDIDYFQFNSENIHVNYDKNPILGVKNVGAFLEKLKTVPAKVHHPSLILQADRNPIVGREGSRQIYDELGTEEKEYILLNYKNHIIIRGEDSGRVHAIIGDFIRNLVG
- a CDS encoding c-type cytochrome — translated: MKFIFSLIFTVILLAAAALVFAWTGVYNIAATKPHTGVISYYIEMLRDRSIAKRSEDVRVPDLGDARIRSAAFSHYHGMCRLCHGAPGYQAEEFAEDLYPAPPDMISGHIQEERSPSEIYWIVNHGIKMTGMPAFGRTHSDSELYGVAALALEIPQISSEEYRQQVEKIEGKNGGGYGGENHSTQEAAEHNH